One window of the Anomaloglossus baeobatrachus isolate aAnoBae1 chromosome 12, aAnoBae1.hap1, whole genome shotgun sequence genome contains the following:
- the LOC142257576 gene encoding olfactory receptor 5AR1-like, protein MENLNQTSPNVFILLGLSTVPQFQVIYFLIYLGIYMITLSGNILLITVVSTNPTLHTPMYFFLCNLSVIDIIFSSTIVPVILINTLSKDRSISLLGCAFQMFFSLLLGGTECIILPVMSYDRFVAICKPLHYNTIMNKKVCVCLALVSWSGGLVNALIQVTLTFQLPFCRSHYVNHYFCEIPAFIKLSCKDPWLTERSVYVAAGIIVICAFFLTVVSYVQIISTVLKIRSSEGGQKAFSTCASHLTVVTLFYGTIMFVNLQLRTSIFPESDKIISLLYTVVTPMLNPIIYSIRNKDVKNSVLKLVKKKNTFS, encoded by the coding sequence ATGGAGAACTTAAACCAAACAAGTCCAAATGTTTTTATTCTTCTTGGCTTATCTACTGTTCCTCAATTTCAGGTTATCTATTTTCTTATATACTTGGGGATATATATGATTACACTTTCaggaaatattttattaattacagTAGTAAGCACCAACCCAACCTTACACACCCCTATGTACTTCTTCTTGTGTAATCTCTCCGTTATTGATATCATCTTCTCCTCCACCATAGTTCCCGTAATCCTCATAAATACTCTATCCAAGGACAGAAGTATTTCCCTACTTGGCTGTGCTTTTCAGATGTTCTTCTCGTTGCTTCTTGGGGGAACAGAGTGTATTATACTTCCGGTCATGTCGTATGATAGGTTTGTCGCCATTTGTAAACCATTACACTATAACACTATTATGAACAAGAAGGTGTGTGTTTGTTTAGCTCTGGTATCATGGAGTGGAGGTTTGGTAAATGCCCTCATACAAGTGACATTGACTTTCCAATTACCTTTTTGCAGGTCTCATTACGTCAATCACTACTTTTGCGAAATACCTGCTTTCATAAAATTATCCTGCAAAGATCCTTGGCTCACTGAGCGTTCAGTTTATGTAGCAGCTGGGATCATTGTTATATGTGCTTTCTTTTTGACTGTAGTTTCATATGTCCAAATCATCTCCACCGTTTTGAAGATTCGCTCCTCAGAAGGAGGACAGAAAGCTTTTTCTACATGCGCCTCTCACCTCACTGTAGTCACCCTCTTTTATGGAACCATTATGTTCGTAAATCTTCAGCTTCGAACTTCTATCTTTCCAGAGTCAGATAAGATTATTTCTCTTCTCTATACAGTGGTGACTCCAATGCTCAATCCCATCATCTACAGCATCAGAAATAAAGATGTCAAGAACTCTGTCTTAAAGCttgtaaaaaagaaaaatacattttcTTAA
- the LOC142257795 gene encoding olfactory receptor 5V1-like translates to MENSNQTSPNFFFLLGLSTVPYLQNLCFLIVLVMYMCTFSGNLLLIIVVSTNPTLHTPMYFFLSNLSVIDICFSSTIVPVLLKNTLSKDRSISLLGCGFQMFFALVLGATECILLSVMAYDRFAAICRPLHYNTIMNKRICVCLALLSWGMGVINALIHVTLIFQLPFCKSQVNNFFCEVPPFLRLSCKEPWLNEVAMYVATGILVIFAFFMTVVSYIHIISTVLKIHSSKGRQKAFSTCASHLTVITVYYGTITFVYLQPRSSFTSEADKAVSVLYTVVTPMLNPIIYSIRNKDVKNGALKLIKKNIKSP, encoded by the coding sequence ATGGAGAACTCAAATCAAACAAGTCCGAACTTTTTCTTTCTACTTGGCTTATCTACTGTTCCTTACCTTCAGAATTTATGTTTCCTTATAGTATTGGTGATGTACATGTGTACATTTTCAGGAAACCTTTTACTTATTATTGTGGTGAGCACCAATCCAACCTTACACACTCCTATGTACTTCTTCTTGAGTAATCTCTCTGTTATTGATATCTGTTTCTCCTCCACCATTGTTCCCGTACTCCTAAAAAATACTTTATCCAAGGACAGAAGTATTTCCCTTCTGGGTTGTGGTTTTCAGATGTTCTTTGCATTGGTACTTGGGGCAACAGAATGTATCTTACTATCAGTCATGGCTTATGATAGGTTTGCAGCCATCTGTAGACCATTACATTATAACACTATTATGAACAAGAGGATATGTGTTTGTTTAGCTCTTTTATCATGGGGTATGGGTGTAATAAATGCCCTCATACATGTGACCCTCATTTTTCAGTTACCTTTCTGCAAGTCTCAAGTCAATAATTTCTTTTGTGAGGTTCCTCCTTTCTTAAGATTGTCCTGCAAAGAGCCTTGGCTCAATGAAGTTGCAATGTATGTAGCAACCGGGATTCTTGTTATTTTTGCTTTCTTCATGACCGTAGTTTCATACATACATATCATTTCAACAGTTCTAAAGATTCATTCCTCCAAAGGAAGACAAAAAGCTTTTTCTACATGCGCCTCTCACCTCACCGTCATCACCGTATATTATGGAACCATCACATTTGTCTATCTTCAGCCTCGATCTTCTTTCACTTCGGAGGCAGACAAGGCAGTTTCTGTTCTCTATACGGTGGTCACTCCTATGTTGAATCCCATCATCTACAGCATTAGAAATAAGGATGTTAAGAATGGTGCATTAAAACTTATAAAAAAGAACATTAAATCTCCTTAA